Proteins encoded together in one Rhizobacter sp. J219 window:
- a CDS encoding YfiR family protein produces the protein MSLALRRHPRMQFAGWDLLRLLSRWSARLALCCAAVGAHAQATAPTAPAAPAPTVDETKAGHLHRFCGFVEWPQASFSSPEAPIVVGIVGAPVLHKDLAQIVAGRLVQNRAIQVVELAEPRQGSTVHMLMIGRGAWKRAGDWIAAVKGLPVLVITDMPQGLERGAALSFVESDGRLRFEASVPAAEAAGLKLSARLLPLAERVVK, from the coding sequence ATGAGCCTGGCCCTCCGTCGTCACCCCCGCATGCAGTTCGCAGGGTGGGACCTGTTGCGCCTGCTGTCGCGCTGGTCGGCGAGGCTCGCGCTGTGTTGCGCGGCCGTCGGCGCGCATGCACAGGCGACCGCGCCCACGGCCCCGGCCGCACCCGCACCCACCGTCGACGAGACCAAGGCCGGGCACCTGCACCGCTTCTGTGGTTTCGTCGAATGGCCGCAGGCGAGTTTTTCATCTCCCGAAGCACCCATCGTCGTCGGCATCGTCGGTGCGCCGGTGTTGCACAAGGACCTGGCGCAGATCGTCGCCGGGCGCCTGGTGCAGAACCGCGCCATCCAGGTGGTCGAGCTGGCCGAGCCGCGCCAGGGCTCCACGGTGCACATGCTGATGATCGGGCGCGGTGCGTGGAAGCGCGCCGGCGACTGGATTGCCGCGGTGAAGGGCCTGCCGGTGCTCGTCATCACCGACATGCCTCAGGGCCTGGAGCGTGGTGCCGCGCTGAGCTTCGTCGAGAGCGACGGGCGTCTGCGCTTCGAGGCCTCGGTGCCGGCGGCCGAAGCGGCCGGCCTCAAGCTCAGTGCACGCCTGCTGCCGCTGGCCGAGCGGGTGGTGAAATGA
- a CDS encoding alpha/beta hydrolase → MLEHTLIPLRHPLPPAELCRVGGAEGLVACVHADGNTGTSRRLQPVLQRLQARGFATLDLELLAPDESDNAQPPLDAQALARRLDQALDLLPASVKDLPLGLFASDHAAAAMLYCAACRPHGLRALVSRSGRVDLASEVLGDVRSPTLLVVAAGDPEIVDLNRRAFSRLRCEKRIDVVPRATHHFLEAGTLDVVAQLALDWFATHLAPPG, encoded by the coding sequence ATGCTCGAACACACACTCATCCCCCTCCGCCACCCTTTGCCGCCCGCCGAGTTGTGCCGTGTGGGGGGTGCGGAAGGCCTCGTTGCTTGCGTGCACGCCGATGGCAACACCGGCACGTCACGCCGGCTGCAACCGGTGTTGCAGCGCCTGCAGGCGCGTGGCTTCGCCACGCTCGACCTGGAACTGCTCGCGCCCGACGAAAGCGACAACGCGCAACCACCGCTCGACGCGCAAGCGCTCGCGCGTCGCCTCGATCAGGCGCTCGATCTCCTGCCCGCGTCGGTGAAGGACCTGCCGCTCGGGCTCTTTGCGTCTGACCACGCTGCTGCGGCGATGCTGTACTGCGCTGCGTGCCGCCCACACGGACTGCGTGCGCTGGTGTCGCGCAGTGGTCGGGTCGACCTGGCGAGCGAAGTGCTCGGCGACGTGCGCAGCCCGACCTTGCTGGTGGTCGCAGCCGGCGACCCCGAGATCGTGGACCTCAACCGCCGTGCCTTCAGCCGGCTGCGCTGCGAAAAGCGCATCGACGTGGTACCGCGTGCGACCCACCATTTTCTTGAAGCGGGCACGCTCGACGTGGTGGCCCAGCTGGCGCTCGACTGGTTCGCCACGCACCTGGCACCGCCCGGCTGA
- the serA gene encoding phosphoglycerate dehydrogenase: protein MTAPRLSVPKHKLKFVLLEGIHPSAVELIQRDGYSDIVTSPKALAGAELREVLADAHFLGIRSRTQLTAEVLQAAPKLTAVGAFCIGTNQIDLSAALQLGIPVFNAPFSNTRSVAELVLAEIIMLMRGIPQKNALLHRNGWSKSAEGSFEVRGKTLGIVGYGHIGTQIGVLAEQLGMVVVFHDIESKLTLGNARQLASLDEVLKRSDVVTLHLPELASTKGLIGHAQIQAMKPGAHLINASRGTVVDIEALTEALESGHIAGAAIDVFPVEPQGNDSRFESPLTRFDNVILTPHIGGSTLEAQANIGREVADKLIRYSNNGSTTSAVNFPEVALPEHTGRSRLLHIHRNVPGVMARVNERLSKAGVNIAAQYLSTREDVGYVVIDVDSGSPEVAMADLCSLPDTIRCRILY from the coding sequence ATGACCGCACCGCGCCTTTCTGTCCCCAAGCACAAGCTCAAGTTCGTCCTGCTCGAAGGCATCCACCCCTCGGCGGTGGAGCTGATCCAGCGCGACGGTTACTCCGACATCGTCACCTCCCCGAAGGCCCTGGCCGGGGCCGAACTGCGCGAGGTGCTGGCCGATGCGCATTTCCTGGGCATCCGATCGCGTACCCAGCTCACGGCCGAGGTGCTGCAGGCCGCACCCAAGCTCACGGCGGTGGGTGCGTTTTGCATCGGCACCAACCAGATCGACCTGTCTGCCGCGCTCCAGCTGGGCATCCCGGTGTTCAACGCGCCGTTTTCCAACACGCGCAGCGTGGCCGAGCTGGTGCTGGCCGAGATCATCATGCTGATGCGCGGCATTCCGCAGAAGAACGCCCTGCTCCACCGCAACGGCTGGTCGAAGAGCGCCGAAGGTTCGTTCGAGGTGCGCGGCAAGACGCTTGGCATCGTGGGCTATGGTCACATCGGCACGCAGATCGGCGTGCTGGCCGAGCAGCTGGGCATGGTGGTGGTGTTCCACGACATCGAGTCGAAGCTCACGCTTGGCAATGCGCGCCAGCTCGCGAGCCTCGATGAAGTGCTCAAGCGGTCCGACGTCGTCACGCTGCACCTGCCGGAACTGGCATCGACCAAGGGCCTGATCGGCCACGCGCAGATCCAGGCGATGAAGCCCGGTGCGCACCTCATCAATGCCTCACGCGGCACGGTGGTCGACATCGAAGCACTGACCGAGGCACTGGAAAGCGGCCACATCGCCGGCGCGGCGATCGACGTCTTCCCCGTCGAACCGCAAGGCAACGATTCCAGGTTCGAATCGCCGCTCACCCGCTTCGACAACGTGATCCTCACGCCGCACATCGGGGGCTCCACGCTGGAAGCCCAGGCCAACATCGGCCGCGAGGTGGCCGACAAGCTCATCCGCTACAGCAACAACGGCTCGACCACGAGCGCGGTCAACTTCCCCGAGGTCGCACTGCCCGAGCACACCGGACGCAGCCGGCTGCTGCACATCCACCGCAACGTGCCGGGCGTGATGGCGCGGGTGAACGAGCGGCTGTCCAAAGCCGGTGTCAACATCGCGGCGCAATACCTGAGCACCCGCGAGGACGTGGGCTATGTCGTGATCGACGTGGACAGCGGCTCGCCCGAGGTGGCGATGGCCGACCTGTGCAGCCTGCCCGACACCATCCGCTGCCGCATCCTTTACTGA
- a CDS encoding TetR/AcrR family transcriptional regulator, with translation MPTAAAPRARRMAPEERKEQLLDSAVAHILERGLSDFSLEKVAARAGVSVPLIYKYFPKREDILKAVLEREYQYLGARKLAALPADVPLEPLIRNSQKHGFEYLYERGPIIRLLASDRAVFDLVRRRGKDERAAITEHFIDRIVETYGIPRQVALVCSILVVNAPILSGRALKRAGVSAEEAANIWTDFALGGWAGLQKRFEAKAERAPAAKTAAKTAAKRKAAKTKA, from the coding sequence GTGCCGACCGCCGCCGCCCCACGTGCCCGCCGCATGGCCCCCGAAGAGCGCAAGGAGCAATTGCTCGACAGCGCCGTGGCCCACATCCTCGAACGAGGCCTGTCGGATTTCTCGCTCGAAAAAGTCGCGGCCCGCGCGGGGGTCAGCGTGCCGCTGATCTACAAGTACTTCCCCAAGCGTGAAGACATCCTGAAGGCGGTGCTCGAGCGCGAGTACCAGTATCTTGGCGCGCGCAAGCTCGCCGCACTGCCGGCCGACGTGCCGCTCGAGCCGCTGATCCGCAACTCTCAGAAGCACGGCTTCGAATACCTGTATGAGCGTGGCCCGATCATCCGCCTGCTGGCGAGCGACCGGGCAGTGTTCGACCTCGTGCGCCGCCGCGGCAAGGACGAGCGCGCCGCCATCACCGAGCATTTCATCGACCGCATCGTCGAAACCTACGGCATCCCGCGACAGGTGGCACTGGTGTGCTCGATCCTCGTGGTCAACGCGCCCATCCTCTCGGGGCGTGCCTTGAAGCGCGCCGGGGTGAGCGCAGAAGAAGCGGCCAACATCTGGACCGACTTCGCGCTCGGCGGCTGGGCGGGGTTGCAGAAGCGTTTCGAGGCCAAGGCCGAGCGCGCACCCGCTGCCAAGACCGCCGCCAAGACCGCCGCAAAACGCAAGGCCGCGAAGACAAAGGCCTGA
- a CDS encoding ABC transporter substrate-binding protein: protein MTNSTPLSSRRRALAAAAVLTLAPAWSCAQGSAPETPQPGGTLNIGTLVYTLNAGSFDPADWSWKLNNDLGLTYEQLIVADLSKARSRGGPHRFIADAWLPHDGMRGELAERWRLLDNPLRAEFELRKGIMFPAKPGVMEARELTAEDVVFSFNRINQSPKKIPGYFDHVAKVEATGKHTVVFTFKNYNSEWDYRFGWGYYSAIVPKEVVAAGAGNWKNVNGTGPFMLTDYIQGNSSTFTRNPNYWDKEKIGNQEHKLPFVDKISYRVIKEEATALTALRTGKLDVLELVSWSAIDELKKTAPKLKTSRWLGISGTVIGMRVDTKPFDDVRVRRALNMAIDKQAIIKGYYGGNAEMFVHPQHPDYTGYYEPLSAMPASIQDSTPTTPRRRRSSWPTPATPMASSSRCRSAATRRTTTW from the coding sequence ATGACGAATTCGACTCCTCTGTCCTCGCGGCGCCGCGCGCTCGCCGCGGCTGCCGTGCTCACGCTCGCACCGGCCTGGTCGTGCGCACAAGGAAGCGCACCTGAAACACCGCAGCCCGGCGGCACGCTCAACATCGGCACCCTCGTCTACACGCTCAATGCCGGCTCGTTCGACCCGGCCGACTGGTCGTGGAAGTTGAACAACGACCTCGGCCTCACCTACGAGCAACTCATCGTGGCCGATCTCTCCAAGGCCAGGAGCCGTGGCGGCCCGCACCGCTTCATCGCCGACGCCTGGCTGCCGCACGACGGCATGCGTGGCGAACTGGCCGAGCGCTGGCGGCTGCTCGACAACCCGCTGCGTGCCGAGTTCGAGCTGCGCAAGGGCATCATGTTTCCCGCCAAGCCGGGCGTGATGGAAGCGCGTGAGCTGACCGCCGAAGACGTGGTCTTCAGCTTCAACCGCATCAACCAGAGCCCGAAGAAGATCCCGGGCTACTTCGACCACGTGGCCAAGGTCGAGGCCACGGGCAAGCACACCGTCGTCTTCACCTTCAAGAACTACAACAGCGAGTGGGACTACCGCTTCGGCTGGGGCTACTACTCCGCCATCGTGCCCAAGGAGGTGGTGGCCGCCGGCGCCGGCAACTGGAAGAACGTCAACGGCACCGGCCCCTTCATGCTCACCGACTACATCCAGGGCAACTCGTCGACCTTCACCCGGAACCCCAACTACTGGGACAAGGAAAAGATCGGCAACCAGGAGCACAAGCTGCCCTTCGTCGACAAGATCAGCTACCGCGTCATCAAGGAAGAAGCCACGGCGCTGACTGCGCTGCGCACCGGCAAGCTCGACGTGCTCGAACTCGTGAGCTGGTCGGCCATCGACGAGCTGAAGAAGACCGCGCCCAAGCTCAAGACCTCGCGCTGGCTCGGCATCTCGGGCACGGTGATCGGCATGCGGGTCGACACCAAGCCGTTCGACGACGTGCGGGTGCGGCGCGCCCTCAACATGGCCATCGACAAGCAGGCCATCATCAAGGGCTACTACGGCGGCAATGCCGAGATGTTCGTGCACCCGCAGCACCCCGACTACACCGGCTACTACGAGCCGCTGTCGGCGATGCCGGCGTCCATCCAGGACTCTACACCTACGACCCCAAGAAGGCGAAGAAGCTCCTGGCCGACGCCGGCTACCCCAATGGCTTCGAGTTCAAGGTGCAGGTCAGCGGCAACACGCAGAACCACGACCTGGTGA
- a CDS encoding porin, whose amino-acid sequence MKAWGHASWGVGSTYQNGPLLLAGGYSRTDAPLTDMGTSLTPLTVASDNKLSIWSLGGWYTLPGNFRLMGFVHSQTLDAYGSLATPAIGTERDREVVDTLLGMSWGIGPTVLKASYVVRNDKGVENADSRQISLGVAYNLSRRTAIYTTFVDFDNKNTAAYNFISSGFAPVAGGSARALQAGIAHNF is encoded by the coding sequence GTGAAGGCGTGGGGCCACGCTTCATGGGGGGTCGGCTCCACTTATCAGAACGGGCCGCTGCTCCTGGCCGGCGGCTATTCGCGCACCGATGCGCCGCTCACCGACATGGGCACGTCGCTCACGCCGCTCACCGTGGCGTCGGACAACAAGCTCTCGATCTGGTCTCTGGGCGGCTGGTACACGCTGCCGGGCAATTTCCGCCTCATGGGCTTCGTCCATTCGCAGACGCTCGACGCCTACGGCTCGCTGGCCACGCCCGCCATCGGCACCGAGCGCGACCGCGAAGTGGTCGACACGCTGCTCGGCATGAGCTGGGGCATCGGGCCGACGGTGCTCAAGGCCTCGTACGTGGTGCGCAACGACAAGGGCGTGGAAAACGCCGACTCGCGCCAGATCTCGCTCGGCGTGGCCTACAACCTCTCCCGGCGCACCGCGATCTACACGACCTTCGTCGATTTCGACAACAAGAACACCGCGGCCTACAACTTCATCTCCTCCGGCTTCGCGCCGGTGGCCGGTGGCTCGGCCCGTGCCCTGCAGGCCGGCATCGCACACAACTTCTGA
- a CDS encoding amidohydrolase family protein, which yields MPYAAQRVMHDADSHLMETPDWVSSYADAEIRDRLKPLNLAKAGSSTYEHIQRQVERVKDAEKTAAISSNVVAGPKGWAALGAIAAAERPRALDDLGFASQLVFSTFAGGQYLSHEDIDVRYGGVRAHNRGITEFCRVDKRLIAVGQVSLSEPELALREIREGIRLGCGAFWIPTQPAGNRAPGHPDLDPVWRELSESGIPFMLHVGAGASIQPKGYDQTGRPRPPDVHGGGENLRFRDLVALPMAPQLFISSMVSDGVFERFPTLRGGVIELGAGWVPQFLRSLDIAHGVFAKSDPMLASFKLKPSEQIRRALKFTPFPSEDVGRMIADAGPGLFLFSSDYPHPEGTNDPIGRFERSMGALSDEARTLFYSKNFEQMMRAA from the coding sequence ATGCCCTACGCCGCACAGCGCGTCATGCACGACGCCGACAGCCACCTGATGGAGACCCCGGACTGGGTTTCGTCTTATGCCGACGCCGAGATCCGCGACCGGCTCAAGCCGCTCAACCTCGCCAAGGCGGGCAGCAGCACCTACGAGCACATCCAGCGCCAGGTCGAGCGGGTGAAAGACGCCGAGAAGACCGCCGCCATCAGCAGCAACGTCGTCGCCGGGCCCAAGGGCTGGGCGGCGCTGGGCGCGATCGCGGCGGCCGAGCGGCCTCGGGCGCTCGACGACCTGGGATTCGCCAGTCAGCTGGTGTTCTCGACCTTCGCGGGCGGGCAGTACCTCTCGCACGAAGACATCGACGTGCGCTACGGCGGCGTGCGGGCCCACAACCGTGGGATCACCGAGTTCTGCCGGGTCGACAAGCGGTTGATCGCCGTCGGCCAGGTGTCGCTGTCGGAGCCCGAACTCGCGCTGCGCGAGATCCGCGAGGGCATTCGCCTGGGCTGCGGCGCGTTCTGGATTCCCACGCAACCGGCGGGCAATCGCGCGCCCGGACACCCCGACCTCGACCCGGTCTGGCGCGAGCTGAGCGAGTCGGGCATTCCGTTCATGCTGCACGTGGGTGCCGGCGCGTCGATCCAGCCCAAGGGCTATGACCAGACCGGCCGCCCCCGCCCGCCCGATGTGCACGGCGGTGGTGAGAACCTGCGCTTTCGCGACCTGGTGGCGCTGCCGATGGCGCCGCAGCTCTTCATCTCGTCGATGGTGAGCGACGGGGTGTTCGAGCGATTCCCCACACTGCGCGGCGGCGTGATCGAGCTGGGCGCGGGCTGGGTGCCGCAGTTCCTGCGCAGCCTCGACATCGCGCACGGAGTCTTCGCCAAGAGCGACCCGATGCTCGCGTCGTTCAAGCTGAAGCCCTCGGAGCAGATTCGCCGCGCCCTCAAGTTCACGCCGTTCCCGAGCGAAGACGTGGGCCGCATGATCGCCGATGCGGGGCCCGGGCTCTTCCTCTTCTCGAGCGACTACCCGCACCCCGAAGGCACCAACGACCCGATCGGCCGCTTCGAGCGCTCGATGGGCGCGCTGTCGGACGAGGCCCGCACGCTGTTCTATTCGAAGAACTTCGAACAGATGATGCGTGCCGCCTGA
- a CDS encoding zinc-dependent alcohol dehydrogenase — translation MKALCWHGKKDIRYDTVPDPKIEHPRDAIIKMTSCAICGSDLHLFDGFMPGMEKGDVMGHEFMGEVMEVGPGNKKLKVGDKVVVPFTICCGECEQCRRGNFSVCETTNRNKDLADKVFGHTTAGLFGYTHLTGGYAGGQAEFVRVPFSDVAPVKIPDGLADEQVLFLGDIFPTGWQAAMACDIQPTDTVAVWGAGPVGQFAIRSAVMLGARQVIAIDRLPERLSMAKAGGAITINFEEESVIERLQQLTKGKGPEKCIDAVGMESHATRAIDGLYDRAKQAVMLETDRPHVLREMIYVCRPAGILSIPGVYGGLIDKLPMGALMNKGLTVRTGQTHVNRWTDDLLQRIVDGQVDPAFVITHTASLEQGPEMYKTFRDKLDGCIKVVLKP, via the coding sequence ATGAAAGCGCTTTGCTGGCACGGCAAGAAGGACATCCGCTACGACACGGTGCCCGACCCCAAGATCGAGCACCCGCGCGACGCCATCATCAAGATGACGAGCTGCGCCATCTGCGGCTCCGACCTCCACCTCTTCGACGGCTTCATGCCGGGCATGGAGAAGGGCGACGTGATGGGCCACGAGTTCATGGGCGAGGTGATGGAAGTCGGCCCCGGGAACAAGAAGCTCAAGGTCGGCGACAAGGTGGTGGTGCCCTTCACCATCTGCTGTGGCGAATGCGAGCAGTGCCGGCGCGGCAACTTCTCGGTCTGCGAGACCACCAACCGCAACAAGGACCTGGCCGACAAGGTGTTCGGCCACACCACGGCGGGGCTCTTCGGCTACACGCATCTCACCGGCGGCTATGCCGGAGGCCAGGCCGAGTTCGTGCGCGTGCCGTTCTCCGATGTGGCGCCGGTGAAGATTCCCGATGGGCTGGCCGACGAACAGGTGCTCTTTCTCGGTGACATCTTCCCGACCGGCTGGCAGGCGGCCATGGCCTGCGACATCCAGCCCACCGACACGGTGGCGGTGTGGGGCGCGGGGCCGGTGGGGCAATTCGCCATCCGAAGCGCCGTGATGCTGGGCGCCAGACAGGTGATCGCGATCGACCGGCTGCCCGAGCGGCTGTCGATGGCCAAGGCCGGCGGTGCGATCACGATCAATTTCGAGGAAGAGAGCGTGATCGAGCGGCTGCAGCAGCTGACCAAGGGCAAGGGTCCCGAGAAGTGCATCGACGCGGTCGGCATGGAGAGCCATGCCACCCGCGCCATCGACGGGCTCTACGACCGGGCCAAGCAGGCGGTGATGCTCGAGACCGATCGGCCGCACGTGCTGCGCGAGATGATCTACGTGTGCCGGCCGGCGGGCATCCTCTCGATCCCCGGTGTGTACGGCGGACTGATCGACAAGTTGCCGATGGGCGCCTTGATGAACAAGGGCCTCACCGTGCGCACCGGGCAGACCCACGTCAACCGCTGGACGGACGATCTGCTCCAGCGCATCGTCGACGGCCAGGTCGACCCGGCCTTCGTCATCACCCACACGGCCAGCCTCGAACAGGGGCCCGAGATGTACAAGACCTTCCGCGACAAGCTGGACGGTTGCATCAAGGTCGTGCTCAAGCCCTGA
- the nudC gene encoding NAD(+) diphosphatase, with product MSFVPASRPSPQLTDHAWHFAFVGREILIPEADSIALQPLTTALLAPLAIGRHYLGTMAAVDCWALVLPEAPPGWRPVPLRAAMMALPPELSALAGRAAQIVEWDRSHRYCGVCGTPTDLHPGERSRVCPSCGQTAYPRVSPAMMALVWRPGELLLARSPHYAKGMYSALAGFVEAGESLEDCVHREVAEEVGVNVDSLRYYGSQSWPFPHSLMCAFTARWAGGEIVRQEDEIEDAQWFPIDALPNVPPRFSVSGHLIRDTVKAMQDGTLG from the coding sequence ATGAGCTTCGTTCCCGCCAGCCGACCCTCGCCCCAGCTCACCGACCACGCCTGGCACTTCGCCTTCGTCGGGCGCGAAATCCTCATCCCGGAGGCCGACAGCATCGCCCTGCAGCCGCTCACCACCGCGCTGCTCGCGCCGCTGGCGATCGGCCGCCACTACCTCGGCACAATGGCCGCCGTCGACTGCTGGGCGCTGGTGCTGCCTGAGGCGCCTCCCGGCTGGCGGCCCGTGCCGCTGCGCGCGGCCATGATGGCCTTGCCGCCGGAGCTGAGCGCGCTCGCCGGGCGCGCCGCGCAGATCGTCGAGTGGGACCGTAGCCACCGCTACTGCGGCGTGTGCGGCACGCCGACCGACCTGCACCCCGGCGAACGTTCGCGGGTGTGTCCGTCGTGCGGGCAAACAGCCTACCCGCGGGTGAGCCCCGCGATGATGGCGCTGGTGTGGCGCCCGGGCGAGCTGCTGCTCGCGCGTTCGCCGCATTACGCGAAGGGCATGTACAGCGCGCTCGCCGGTTTCGTCGAAGCGGGCGAGTCGCTCGAAGACTGCGTGCACCGCGAGGTGGCCGAAGAGGTGGGGGTGAACGTCGACAGCCTGCGCTACTACGGCAGCCAGAGCTGGCCCTTCCCGCACAGCCTGATGTGCGCTTTCACCGCACGCTGGGCGGGCGGCGAGATCGTGCGGCAGGAAGACGAGATCGAAGACGCGCAGTGGTTCCCGATCGACGCGCTGCCCAACGTGCCGCCGCGGTTTTCGGTGTCGGGCCACCTGATCCGCGACACGGTCAAGGCGATGCAGGACGGCACCCTGGGCTGA
- a CDS encoding carboxylesterase/lipase family protein has product MSLAAPADRSAPRMIRAEDLFPEVDTAQGRVRGLTSDGVHAFKGLRYGADTGRARRFRAPEPPPTWSGVRDATNYGQFAPQAPSSRLRDYADLISFDLQAGGMGEDCLVLNLWTPSLDRNARKPVIVHLHGGGWYGGSGNAPGCDGAMLARHGDAVVVTLNHRLGAFGFLDLSSLSSDYAHSGAIGMLDIVAGLRWLRENVESFGGDRSRVLVFGQSGGGAKTSTLMAMPKAAGLFHRAGVMSGSVLKLATPEYAAGQAERFLSVLGLSRAQIPRLHEMPMQQLLAAQVTLEMGDRARGEAPRSFAPVVHANGLLPRHPFDPDAPEVSAQVPMIIGTTLDERSYRTVNFDLDEAGLEAVFKQRVGADAALLLKEYRDEDPTASPYLLQVRLDTDMGFRRAAHLQAERKALALGAPVWAYLWRAPSPAYGGRFGATHGVDIGPSLHDIRRALNGPMDSQRRLAKMMSSVWASFAAKGDPNNANVPHWPSYTLPGRATLVVDTDHETVIDDPRAALRRYWSERAV; this is encoded by the coding sequence ATGAGCCTCGCCGCACCCGCCGACCGATCGGCCCCCAGGATGATCCGCGCCGAAGACCTGTTCCCCGAGGTCGACACGGCGCAAGGGCGGGTGCGGGGCTTGACCAGCGACGGCGTGCATGCCTTCAAGGGCCTGCGCTACGGCGCCGACACGGGCCGGGCCCGGCGCTTTCGTGCCCCCGAGCCGCCGCCCACCTGGAGCGGGGTGCGCGACGCCACCAACTACGGCCAGTTCGCACCGCAGGCGCCGTCGAGCCGCCTGCGCGACTACGCCGACCTGATCAGCTTCGACCTCCAGGCCGGTGGCATGGGCGAAGACTGCCTGGTGCTCAACCTCTGGACGCCATCGCTCGACCGCAACGCGAGGAAGCCGGTCATCGTGCACTTGCACGGCGGCGGCTGGTACGGCGGTTCGGGCAACGCGCCCGGCTGCGACGGCGCGATGCTTGCCCGGCACGGCGATGCGGTCGTGGTCACGCTCAACCACCGGCTCGGCGCTTTCGGTTTTCTCGATCTTTCGTCGCTCAGCAGCGACTACGCCCACTCGGGGGCGATCGGCATGCTCGATATCGTGGCCGGACTGCGCTGGCTGCGCGAGAACGTCGAATCCTTTGGCGGCGACCGGTCGCGCGTGCTGGTGTTCGGCCAGTCGGGCGGTGGTGCGAAGACCAGCACGCTGATGGCGATGCCGAAGGCGGCAGGGCTCTTTCACCGGGCGGGTGTGATGAGCGGCTCGGTGCTGAAACTCGCCACGCCCGAATACGCGGCCGGCCAGGCCGAGCGCTTTCTCTCGGTGCTGGGCCTGAGCCGTGCGCAGATCCCGCGGCTGCACGAGATGCCGATGCAGCAGCTGCTGGCCGCGCAAGTCACGCTGGAGATGGGCGACCGGGCGCGCGGCGAAGCGCCGCGCAGCTTCGCGCCGGTGGTGCATGCAAACGGCCTGCTGCCGCGCCACCCCTTCGACCCCGACGCGCCGGAGGTGTCGGCCCAGGTGCCGATGATCATCGGCACCACGCTCGACGAGCGCAGCTACCGCACCGTCAACTTCGACCTCGACGAAGCCGGCCTCGAAGCCGTCTTCAAGCAACGTGTGGGGGCCGACGCGGCGCTGCTGCTCAAGGAATACCGCGACGAAGACCCGACGGCCAGCCCCTACCTGCTGCAGGTGCGTCTCGATACCGACATGGGCTTTCGCCGCGCCGCGCACCTGCAGGCCGAGCGCAAGGCGCTGGCCCTCGGCGCGCCGGTGTGGGCCTACCTCTGGCGGGCGCCGAGCCCCGCGTACGGCGGGCGATTCGGGGCCACGCACGGCGTCGACATCGGCCCGAGCCTGCACGACATCCGCCGTGCGCTGAACGGCCCGATGGACAGTCAGCGTCGCCTGGCGAAGATGATGTCGTCGGTGTGGGCCTCGTTCGCCGCCAAGGGCGACCCCAACAACGCCAACGTGCCGCACTGGCCGAGCTATACGCTGCCGGGCCGCGCGACGCTCGTGGTCGACACCGATCACGAGACGGTGATCGACGACCCGCGTGCGGCGCTGCGCCGCTACTGGTCGGAGCGTGCCGTCTGA
- a CDS encoding GntR family transcriptional regulator, producing MDLILARQSAASTSASLQDRIRIAVEQEILSGSWPPGSAIDEKALAAQFKTSRTPVREALLVLATQGLVQIAPRSGIYVRKATPAELVATLEALSELESIVASLAARRATREQCKELEVALSKASACAQAQDRRGYERANAVLHEVIYKASGNPVLVEHVRSVRRTLAAYRQRSMDKPGRMKASDKEHHLIVQAIRDGDAAAAARAMHQHIDLGGDAMVQLVLAAQTTAEAAPAHPVPLPAAKRRKTTS from the coding sequence ATGGACCTGATTCTGGCCCGTCAATCTGCAGCCAGCACGAGCGCGAGCCTGCAAGACCGCATCCGCATCGCCGTCGAGCAGGAGATCCTCTCGGGCAGCTGGCCACCCGGCAGCGCGATCGACGAGAAGGCGCTGGCCGCGCAGTTCAAGACCTCTCGCACACCGGTGCGCGAAGCGCTGCTGGTGCTGGCGACGCAAGGGCTGGTGCAGATCGCGCCGCGCTCGGGCATCTACGTGCGCAAGGCGACGCCGGCTGAACTTGTGGCCACGCTCGAAGCGCTGTCGGAGCTGGAGTCGATCGTGGCGAGCCTCGCCGCGCGCCGCGCCACCCGCGAGCAATGCAAGGAGCTTGAAGTGGCGCTGTCGAAAGCCTCGGCCTGTGCCCAGGCCCAAGACCGGCGCGGCTACGAGCGCGCGAACGCGGTGCTGCACGAGGTCATCTACAAGGCGAGCGGCAACCCGGTGTTGGTGGAGCACGTGCGCTCGGTGCGCCGCACGCTCGCCGCCTACCGCCAGCGCAGCATGGACAAACCCGGCCGCATGAAGGCGTCCGACAAAGAGCATCACCTGATCGTGCAGGCCATCCGCGACGGTGACGCCGCCGCGGCGGCGCGTGCGATGCACCAGCACATCGATCTCGGTGGCGACGCGATGGTCCAGCTGGTGCTGGCCGCGCAGACGACCGCCGAGGCGGCTCCTGCCCACCCCGTGCCGCTGCCGGCGGCCAAGAGACGAAAGACCACCTCATGA